Proteins from one Gossypium raimondii isolate GPD5lz chromosome 8, ASM2569854v1, whole genome shotgun sequence genomic window:
- the LOC105790825 gene encoding mitochondrial zinc maintenance protein 1, mitochondrial, translating into MVRGEALSAYRALLRATRKSFAGDTLMLNASAVEVRQKFEANRHVTSEPEIQKLLEEAREASHFISTMIVQAKLNERGGYEVKPSKEHAGATLEIPSEEIIRKSASQSKQ; encoded by the exons aTGGTAAGAGGAGAAGCACTAAGCGCGTATAGGGCTCTTCTAAGAGCCACCCGCAAATCATTTGCCGGCGACACCTTGATGTTGAACGCCTCTGCCGTTGAGGTGCGTCAGAAATTCGAAGCCAATCGTCATGTCACCTCGGAGCCTGAGATCCAGAAACTCCTCGAGGAAGCACGTGAGGCCTCCCATTTCATTTCCACCATGATCGTTCAAGCCAAGCTCAACGAACGCGGCGGCTACG AGGTGAAGCCAAGTAAGGAGCATGCAGGAGCTACATTGGAGATTCCTTCCGAAGAGATCATCAGAAAATCTGCATCACAGTCTAAACAATGA
- the LOC105790824 gene encoding UDP-glucuronic acid decarboxylase 2: MGSELIYRGSETQPSSDSYSPKPVKPWASVTRTIHYLLREQRLLFVFVGIAIATLIFTVFPTSSAPYVAPHSRFTTLIPDSITYFPIETQQKFSSAHRLGFGSANPTSKIPLGLKRKGLRIVVTGGAGFVGSHLVDRLIARGDSVIVVDNFFTGTKQNVMHHFGNPNFELIRHDVVEPLLLEVDQIYHLACPASPVHYKFNPVKTIISNVVGTLNMLGLAKRVGARFLLTSTSEVYGDPLQHPQKETYWGNVNPIGVRSCYDEGKRTAETLTMDYHRGAGVEVRIARIFNTYGPRMCIDDGRVVSNFVAQALRKEPLTVYGDGKQTRSFQYVSDLVEGLMRLMEGEHIGPFNLGNPGEFTMLELAEVVQETIDPNAKIEFRPNTEDDPHKRKPDISRAKELLGWEPKVSLRKGLPLMVSDFRQRIFGDHKEGSNTNNASSS, translated from the exons ATGGGGTCGGAGCTGATTTATAGAGGCTCTGAGACCCAGCCTTCTTCAGATTCATATTCGCCCAAACCCGTAAAACCATGGGCCTCCGTCACCCGCACCATCCATTACCTCCTCCGCGAACAACGCCTCCTCTTCGTCTTCGTCGGCATTGCGATCGCCACCCTGATTTTCACCGTCTTCCCAACTTCATCCGCTCCGTACGTCGCTCCTCACAGCCGCTTCACCACCCTGATCCCCGATTCCATTACCTACTTCCCCATCGAGACCCAACAGAAGTTCTCCTCCGCGCACCGCCTCGGGTTCGGGTCGGCCAACCCGACAAGCAAGATCCCGTTGGGGCTGAAGCGGAAAGGTTTAAGAATCGTGGTAACGGGCGGAGCCGGGTTCGTGGGATCCCACCTCGTGGACCGTCTGATTGCCAGAGGAGACAGCGTGATCGTCGTTGATAATTTCTTTACCGGAACGAAACAGAACGTGATGCACCACTTCGGCAACCCCAACTTCGAGCTTATCCGACACGACGTCGTTGAACCGTTGCTGTTGGAAGTTGACCAAATCTATCATCTCGCTTGCCCAGCTTCCCCAGTTCATTACAAATTCAATCCCGTGAAAACTATCATATC AAATGTGGTGGGAACATTGAACATGTTAGGCCTGGCAAAAAGAGTAGGTGCTAGGTTCTTGTTGACCAGTACAAGCGAAGTCTATGGAGATCCACTGCAACATCCTCAGAAAGAAACTTATTGGGGCAACGTCAATCCCATCG GTGTCCGAAGCTGTTACGATGAGGGAAAGCGTACTGCTGAAACTTTGACCATGGACTATCACCGCGGAGCCGGCGTCGAG GTTAGGATTGCCAGAATTTTCAATACTTATGGACCACGTATGTGCATAGACGATGGCCGTGTTGTTAGCAATTTCGTAGCTCAG GCCTTAAGGAAGGAGCCATTGACTGTGTATGGTGATGGTAAGCAGACAAGGAGTTTTCAATATGTTTCTGATCTG GTGGAGGGTCTGATGCGGTTGATGGAAGGGGAACATATTGGACCTTTTAATCTTGGAAATCCAGGAGAATTTACCATGCTTGAGCTTGCCGAG GTGGTTCAAGAAACGATTGACCCGAATGCAAAGATAGAGTTCAGACCCAACACAGAAGATGATCCACACAAGAGGAAGCCTGATATCTCAAGAGCCAAAGAGCTACTTGGTTGGGAACCCAAGGTGTCACTTCGAAAGGGTCTCCCTCTAATGGTTTCGGACTTCCGGCAACGTATATTTGGTGACCATAAGGAGGGCAGCAACACCAACAATGCATCATCATCTTAA